Proteins found in one Propionispora hippei DSM 15287 genomic segment:
- the sppA gene encoding signal peptide peptidase SppA yields MYKKTVVLVIVGIVAVSLLAAAFVFPRLTKSAGQEKPKIAVIYVDGVIMGGRGQASLLSDYGGTDNLIKQLHQARDDSSVRAILLRINSPGGSAPASQEVGEEIKKVRAAGKIVVTSMGDMAASGGYWLAACTDKIYANPATLTGSIGVYMPYANWEELYKKIGIREEKIKSGPHKDILSPDRPMTEEERAIVQTMVDDMYNQFVTIVAEGRKMDPAKVRQLADGRIYTGNQAKALGLVDELGNMYDALEGTAQLAGIKGKPEIKEYGKMSPWSMLMGASESVDLKQLLFHQLKNDLPVVAPMALPERWQVE; encoded by the coding sequence ATGTATAAAAAGACGGTAGTTCTTGTGATTGTAGGCATTGTAGCCGTATCGCTGCTGGCCGCTGCGTTTGTATTCCCCAGGCTTACCAAATCGGCGGGACAGGAAAAACCTAAAATTGCTGTTATTTATGTAGATGGTGTCATTATGGGAGGCCGCGGTCAGGCGTCGCTGCTTTCCGATTATGGCGGTACCGACAATCTGATCAAGCAGTTGCATCAGGCCCGTGACGACAGCTCGGTCCGCGCCATTCTTCTGCGCATCAACAGTCCCGGCGGCAGCGCGCCGGCCTCGCAGGAAGTGGGCGAGGAAATCAAAAAAGTCCGGGCTGCCGGAAAAATCGTTGTAACCTCCATGGGCGATATGGCGGCCTCCGGCGGCTACTGGCTGGCGGCCTGCACCGACAAAATCTATGCCAATCCGGCGACGCTGACCGGCAGCATCGGTGTCTATATGCCCTATGCCAACTGGGAGGAATTATATAAGAAAATCGGGATTCGTGAGGAGAAAATCAAGAGCGGACCCCATAAGGATATCCTGTCCCCGGACCGGCCGATGACGGAGGAAGAACGCGCTATTGTGCAGACTATGGTGGACGATATGTATAACCAGTTTGTCACTATTGTGGCTGAGGGACGGAAAATGGACCCGGCCAAAGTCAGGCAGTTGGCTGACGGTCGCATTTACACGGGCAATCAGGCTAAAGCGCTGGGACTGGTGGATGAATTGGGCAACATGTACGATGCGCTGGAGGGAACGGCCCAACTGGCCGGCATCAAGGGTAAGCCGGAAATCAAGGAATATGGCAAAATGTCACCTTGGTCCATGCTGATGGGCGCCAGTGAAAGCGTGGATCTCAAGCAGCTTTTGTTCCATCAATTGAAAAATGATTTGCCGGTTGTGGCGCCGATGGCCTTACCGGAAAGATGGCAGGTGGAATAA
- a CDS encoding Yip1 family protein produces the protein MDTIFEQVYDVLFHPRAALQKIAERRPIGQALIIFLISVIIPMWAVYFGVKASGLPQAPGVMLVLELFGSLLFWLLGTAVWHLIAELFGGRGTALGLLAALGFAHFPRVLLVPLWVLSSLMPPGISAFLVTGSFLVILVWSLWLDVYAIKGTYQVSGAKAVLILLTPLLAGVAGMFIIMILLASAVIPWPPNL, from the coding sequence ATGGATACGATATTTGAGCAGGTATACGATGTACTGTTTCATCCCCGTGCAGCCTTGCAAAAAATTGCGGAACGGCGACCGATCGGTCAGGCGTTAATCATCTTTTTGATCAGTGTGATCATCCCCATGTGGGCGGTGTATTTCGGTGTCAAAGCCAGCGGCCTGCCGCAGGCGCCCGGGGTCATGCTGGTGCTGGAGCTGTTTGGCAGTCTTTTGTTTTGGCTGTTGGGAACGGCTGTCTGGCACCTGATTGCCGAATTGTTCGGTGGCCGGGGCACCGCGCTGGGGCTATTAGCCGCGCTGGGCTTTGCCCATTTTCCCCGGGTACTCTTAGTACCGCTATGGGTGCTTTCGTCCCTGATGCCGCCGGGTATCAGTGCTTTTTTAGTGACAGGCTCTTTCTTGGTTATCCTTGTTTGGAGTCTGTGGCTGGATGTTTACGCCATTAAAGGGACCTATCAGGTTTCCGGCGCCAAGGCGGTGCTCATCCTCCTGACACCTTTGCTGGCAGGAGTAGCGGGCATGTTCATTATTATGATCTTATTGGCCAGTGCTGTCATACCCTGGCCGCCTAATCTGTAA